From the Comamonas antarctica genome, the window TCATGGCCGAGCCGCGCATGCTGCTGCTCGACGAGCCCACGGCGGGCGTGCACCCCAACCTGCGGCGCGACATCGTGGCCGCGCTGCAGCGCCTCAACGCCCAGGGCATGACGCTGGTCATCGTCGAACACGACATGCATTTCATCCGCGACGTCTGCACGCGCTGCGTCGTGCTCGACCGCGGCAGCATCGTGGCCAGCTGCCGTCCCGACGAACTCGCCAGCAATGATCGCGTGCTGCAGGCCTACCTCGGCACCGCCGGTGCCAAACCCCTTGCGACGGAGGGCGCATGATCGACATCGACAACGTGGTGGCCGGGTACACGGCCGAGATCGACATCCTGCGCGGCATGACGCTGGCCGTGCGGCCCGCGGAAATCGTCACCCTGCTCGGGCCCAACGGCTGCGGCAAGAGCACCTTGCTCAAGACCATCGCCGGCTACCTGCTGCCGCGCGGCGGCCGCGTCACGCTGCGCGGCAAGGACGTCTCGCAGATTCCCGTGCACCACAAGATCCGGCATTGCAGCCTGGGTTTCGTGCCGCAGACCGAGAACGTGTTCAGCGCCCTCACCATTCGCGAGAACCTGCAGGTCGGCGGGCACTACATGGCCAAGGCCGACTGCGCGCGGCGCATGGAGGAACTCTGCGCGCTATACCCGATCCTGGGCCGGAAGTTCGACGCGCGCGCGGCCTCCATGTCGGGCGGCGAACGGCAGATCCTGGCGCTGGCGCGGGCGCTGATGCCGCGGCCCGAGATCCTGCTGCTGGACGAGCCGTCCGCCGGGCTGTCGCCCAAGGTGCTGCATGAGGTCTTCGACGCCATCGTGCAGGTGCGCGACCAGGAGCGCGTGACCATCCTGATGGTGGAGCAGAACGCCATGGAGGCCCTGCGCATCTCCGACCGCGCCTACGTCCTGTCCATGGGCAGCGTGGCGCTGACCGGCGACGCCGCGGCGCTGATGCGCGACGAGAAAGTGCGCGAGCTCTACCTCGGCGGCCGCGCCCACTGACGCCGCATGGCCATGCTCACGCGCATCACGCTGCGGGCCCGCCTGCTGGCCCTCGTGGCCGGACTGGCCGTGCTGTTGGCCGCGACCGGCGGACTGGGGTTGCTCAGCCTGCAGCGCAGCAACGCTGCCCTGCAGGCGCTGGTCGACCAGCGCCTGGTGCCGATGCAGCAGCTGGCACAGGTCGCGCAGGCGGTGGATCTGGGCCGCTACGGCGTGCTCTCGGTGCTGGCCGACCCCGGCAACATCGATCAGGACCTCGCGGCCCTGGGCCGCACGCTGGCCCGGGGCGAATCGGCCTGGCGCGAATACCTGGGCGGCCGCTTGAGCGACGCCGAGCGCCGTCTCGCGCAGCGCTTCTCGGCGGAGTACGCACGCTTGCGCGGCGAAGGCGTGCAGCCCGCGCTGGACGCGCTGCAGGCCGTGAACCTGCCGGGTGCCACCGAGCTCTATGGCCAGACCCTGCTGCCGCTGTACCAGCCGGCGCGCCAGACCATCGAGCAACTCATGGCGGTACAGCGCGAGGCCGGCCAGGCGCTGTATGCCCAGTCGCAGCAAGACTATGCCCAGGTGCGTGCGCTGTCGCTGCTGGTCGTCGCGGCCGGGGTGCTGCTGGCGCTGGGGCTGGGCGGCTGGCTGGCACGCGCCATGGTGCGGCCGCTGGGCCAGGCGGTGCGGATCGCCGAGCGCGTGGCCGCCGGCGACCTGACGCAGCGCATCGAAGTCGCGTCGGGCGACGAAACCGGCCAGCTGCTGGCCGCGCTGCAGCGCATGAACGATGGCCTGTGCGACATCGTGCAGGGCGTGCGCCGCGGCACCGACGGCCTGGATAGCGCCGCCACACGCATTGCCGGCGGCAATGCCGAACTCGCGCAGCGCACCGCCGAACAGGCCGCGGCGCTCGTCGAAACCGCCGCCGCCATGGAGCAGATTGCCGTGGCCGTTCAGCGCAATGCCGAGCACGCCGAGCAGGCACGCCGGCAGGCCCAGTCCGCCAGCGGCGTCGCGCTCGATTGCGGCGCCGCGGTCGGCCGCGTGGTGCAGACCATGGCCGACATCCAGGCCGCAGCGCGCAACGTCAACGAGATCGTCGCCGTGATCGACGGCATTGCCTTCCAGACCAATCTGCTGGCGCTGAACGCTGCCGTGGAAGCCGCGCGCGCGGGCGAGCAAGGGCGCGGCTTCTCGGTGGTGGCAGCGCAGGTGCGGGAGCTGGCCGGCCGCAGTGCCCAGGCGGCACGCGAGATCAAGGCCTTGATTGCGCACTCCACGGCGCGCGTCGACGCGGGCAGCGCCCTGGTGACGCAGGCGGGAGCAACGATGCAGCAGGTCGTTGAGCGCGTGCAGCAGGTGGTGGGCAACGCCGATGCGATTGCCGTCGCGAGCCGGGAACAAAGCCGTGGCGTGGCCCAGGTCCATGCGGCGCTGGCCGAGATGGACCGCAACACGCAGGAGAACGCGGCGCTGGTCGATGCCGCCAGCAGCGCCGCCAGCGCCCTGCATGCCGAAGCCCGGGGACTGGCGCAAAGCGTGCGCGTGTTTGCCCTGGGCGATTTCGCGCCGCACACCGGTGCCCTTGGGCACTGATTCCTTCAACTGTCTTTCTGTCACACATGGCTGCGTCCACTGAATCCTCTTTCGACACCATTGCCTTCATCGGCGGCGGCAACATGGCCAGCGCCATCATTGGCGGCCTGATCCGCCAGGGAATGCCCGCGGCGCGCATTGCCGTGGCCGAGCCCTGGGACGAGGCGCGCGCGGCGCTGCTGCAAGCCCATGGCATCACCGCCTTGGCCGAGCCCGGCGCCGCGCTGGAGCGCGCCCGCCTGGTGGTCTGGGCCGTCAAGCCCCAGATGCTGCGCCAGGCGGCGGCCGCAGCCGGCAGCTTCACGCGCCATGCCATGCATCTGAGCGTGGCTGCGGGCGTGCGCTCCGACAGCATCGCCGAGTGGGTCGGCTCGCAGCGCGTGGTGCGCGCCATGCCCAATACGCCGGCGCTCATCGGCCGCGGCATGACCGCACTCTTTGCGCGCGCAGCCATCACGGCCGCCGAACGCGCCGACGTCGAGCAGGTGATCGCCACCACGGGCGAGTACCTGTGGATGGATGACGAAGCGCAGCTCGACGCCGCGACGGCGCTTTCGGGTTCGGGCCCCGCATATGTCTACTTCTTCCTGCAGGCCATGACCCAGGCCGGCAGCGACATGGGGCTCACACGGGATCAGGCGCACCAGTTGGCCGTGGCGACCTTTGCCGGCGCGGCCGAACTGGCGCACCGGTCGGCTGAACCGCCCGAACTGCTGCGCCGGCGCGTGACCTCGAAGGGCGGCACGACGCACGCCGCCATCACATCGATGCAGCACAGCCGGATCGACTGGCATTTCATGCGCGCCCTGCATGCCGCGAGGGACCGCGCCCGCGCGCTGGGCGATGAATTCGGCAATGCGCCGTCCGGTCTCGCGGAGCTTCCAGCAGCGCGCAGCTAGGCCCGGCGCCCCCTCCTTGAACGCTCCTGCGCACGCGAGGTCTGGTAGCGTCGGAGACTTCCCGGCATTCGCCTCCGGAGTCGCCTGCGCCGCGGCCCGCACTGCGAACATGGCGCGACGAAAGGCACCTCATGCACCCAAAGTCACAGCAACATGCGGCCATCGCGTCGGCTTACGATCAGCTTGCAGACCGATGGCGCGATGGAACATTCAACCCCGATGACGGCGTCGAGCAGTTCAGGCGCGCGCTGCGTTTTCTGGGCGAAGGCGAAGGATGGGCACTC encodes:
- a CDS encoding ABC transporter ATP-binding protein, translating into MIDIDNVVAGYTAEIDILRGMTLAVRPAEIVTLLGPNGCGKSTLLKTIAGYLLPRGGRVTLRGKDVSQIPVHHKIRHCSLGFVPQTENVFSALTIRENLQVGGHYMAKADCARRMEELCALYPILGRKFDARAASMSGGERQILALARALMPRPEILLLDEPSAGLSPKVLHEVFDAIVQVRDQERVTILMVEQNAMEALRISDRAYVLSMGSVALTGDAAALMRDEKVRELYLGGRAH
- a CDS encoding methyl-accepting chemotaxis protein, whose amino-acid sequence is MAMLTRITLRARLLALVAGLAVLLAATGGLGLLSLQRSNAALQALVDQRLVPMQQLAQVAQAVDLGRYGVLSVLADPGNIDQDLAALGRTLARGESAWREYLGGRLSDAERRLAQRFSAEYARLRGEGVQPALDALQAVNLPGATELYGQTLLPLYQPARQTIEQLMAVQREAGQALYAQSQQDYAQVRALSLLVVAAGVLLALGLGGWLARAMVRPLGQAVRIAERVAAGDLTQRIEVASGDETGQLLAALQRMNDGLCDIVQGVRRGTDGLDSAATRIAGGNAELAQRTAEQAAALVETAAAMEQIAVAVQRNAEHAEQARRQAQSASGVALDCGAAVGRVVQTMADIQAAARNVNEIVAVIDGIAFQTNLLALNAAVEAARAGEQGRGFSVVAAQVRELAGRSAQAAREIKALIAHSTARVDAGSALVTQAGATMQQVVERVQQVVGNADAIAVASREQSRGVAQVHAALAEMDRNTQENAALVDAASSAASALHAEARGLAQSVRVFALGDFAPHTGALGH
- the proC gene encoding pyrroline-5-carboxylate reductase; translated protein: MAASTESSFDTIAFIGGGNMASAIIGGLIRQGMPAARIAVAEPWDEARAALLQAHGITALAEPGAALERARLVVWAVKPQMLRQAAAAAGSFTRHAMHLSVAAGVRSDSIAEWVGSQRVVRAMPNTPALIGRGMTALFARAAITAAERADVEQVIATTGEYLWMDDEAQLDAATALSGSGPAYVYFFLQAMTQAGSDMGLTRDQAHQLAVATFAGAAELAHRSAEPPELLRRRVTSKGGTTHAAITSMQHSRIDWHFMRALHAARDRARALGDEFGNAPSGLAELPAARS